A single window of Polaribacter sp. SA4-10 DNA harbors:
- the rlmB gene encoding 23S rRNA (guanosine(2251)-2'-O)-methyltransferase RlmB yields MIETTNIFGIRAIIEAIESGSSINKVYLQKGLRGELFYELNKLIKTKNLTTSMVPVEKLDRLSKNSNHQGAVAQISPVEFYDLEELIDKVIESEKIPLFLLLDQLSDVRNFGAIIRTAECTGVNGIIIQKNGSAPVNAETIKTSAGAAFKIPICKVDHIKDALFLLQASDIKTVAATEKTEDSVYDINLNQPIAIVMGSENKGVNPSILKMVDYKAKLPLLGEIASLNVSVACGAFLYETVRQRLVTVRS; encoded by the coding sequence TTGATCGAAACAACAAACATATTTGGTATAAGAGCTATTATTGAAGCAATAGAAAGTGGCTCTTCAATAAATAAAGTGTATTTGCAAAAAGGTCTACGAGGAGAATTGTTTTATGAGCTAAATAAGTTAATTAAAACTAAAAACCTTACTACAAGTATGGTTCCTGTTGAAAAGCTAGATAGACTATCTAAAAATAGTAATCATCAAGGTGCTGTAGCTCAAATATCACCCGTAGAATTCTACGACTTGGAAGAATTAATTGATAAAGTTATAGAAAGCGAAAAAATTCCTTTGTTTTTACTTTTAGATCAATTATCTGATGTAAGAAATTTTGGTGCCATCATAAGAACTGCAGAATGTACAGGAGTAAACGGGATTATCATTCAAAAAAATGGAAGTGCCCCAGTAAATGCTGAAACTATAAAAACTTCTGCTGGTGCCGCTTTTAAAATTCCAATTTGTAAAGTTGATCATATAAAGGATGCATTGTTTCTATTACAAGCATCAGATATTAAAACAGTTGCTGCCACAGAAAAAACAGAAGACTCTGTTTATGATATTAATTTAAATCAACCAATTGCAATTGTAATGGGATCAGAAAATAAAGGTGTAAACCCTTCTATATTAAAAATGGTAGATTACAAAGCAAAGTTACCTCTATTAGGCGAAATAGCCTCCTTAAATGTTTCTGTAGCTTGTGGCGCTTTCTTATATGAAACGGTAAGACAACGATTAGTGACAGTTAGAAGTTAA
- a CDS encoding RagB/SusD family nutrient uptake outer membrane protein: MKKIFKYSLLSALALTIVSCGDEFLENPALEGSASLTSAQLEEASAVDPEVAGALMGGVYSLTFTTQTGGTTGHDDFGHKSYDIFSDMLSSDMALSTSTYGWYRSSITEYQAPLDFTFGDNRQVWRYYYRIVRSCNEVIDGLGGMDITPESAANRAIMGQAKALRAHSYYYLTQFYQKSYDAGEAILPIYYSATDLNGPKVAASEIYDLMEADLTDAISLLDGFERGNKTEINKSIAQGIYAYVLGARGTNYAKAYDMAKAAITGGYTVMSDTEITGGFNNVNTSGWMWGVDLNEEIGLGLVSWWGQMDYYSYSYPAFGDAKSMDDLLFDAIPADDARKAQFNDSPGAYTHLMPLNKFYDSDKTRYGTSQIVKADYVYMRVAEMHLLAAEYAAFSNNDGQARTELKALVSQRVPDASYIDGLSGQQLKDEIYLQTRIELWGEGKSYLAMKRNKASTTRGTNHLSFSGESIPYNDERMTFEIPEGEIQFNPFISTQNN, encoded by the coding sequence ATGAAAAAAATATTTAAATATAGTTTACTATCAGCTTTAGCACTTACAATAGTAAGCTGTGGAGACGAATTTTTAGAAAACCCAGCTCTTGAGGGATCTGCTTCTCTTACTTCAGCTCAACTTGAAGAAGCTTCTGCTGTTGATCCAGAAGTTGCAGGTGCGTTAATGGGTGGTGTTTACTCACTAACATTTACTACGCAAACTGGAGGTACTACCGGACATGATGATTTTGGTCATAAATCATATGACATATTTAGCGATATGTTATCAAGTGATATGGCTTTAAGTACAAGTACTTATGGATGGTATAGATCTTCAATCACTGAATATCAAGCTCCTTTAGATTTTACTTTTGGAGATAACAGACAAGTATGGAGATATTACTACAGAATTGTTAGAAGTTGTAATGAAGTAATTGATGGTTTAGGTGGTATGGATATTACCCCAGAAAGTGCTGCAAACAGAGCTATTATGGGGCAAGCAAAAGCTTTGCGTGCTCATTCATACTATTATTTGACGCAATTTTATCAGAAATCATATGATGCTGGTGAAGCAATACTTCCAATTTACTATAGTGCTACTGACTTAAATGGTCCGAAAGTGGCGGCTAGTGAAATTTATGACTTAATGGAAGCTGATTTAACAGATGCTATCTCACTTTTAGATGGATTTGAAAGAGGTAACAAAACAGAAATTAATAAATCAATTGCTCAAGGTATTTATGCCTATGTGTTAGGTGCTAGAGGTACTAATTATGCTAAAGCCTATGATATGGCGAAAGCAGCTATAACAGGTGGTTATACTGTTATGAGTGATACTGAAATTACTGGTGGTTTTAACAATGTTAATACATCAGGATGGATGTGGGGTGTTGATTTAAATGAGGAAATTGGATTAGGTCTAGTTTCTTGGTGGGGTCAAATGGATTATTATAGTTATAGTTACCCAGCATTTGGGGATGCTAAGTCTATGGATGATCTTCTTTTTGATGCAATTCCTGCTGATGACGCAAGAAAAGCTCAATTTAATGACAGCCCAGGAGCTTATACACATTTAATGCCTCTAAACAAGTTTTATGATTCTGATAAAACAAGATATGGTACTTCTCAAATTGTGAAAGCAGATTATGTGTACATGAGAGTTGCAGAAATGCATCTTTTAGCAGCAGAATATGCAGCGTTTTCAAATAATGATGGTCAGGCAAGAACTGAACTTAAAGCATTAGTTAGTCAAAGAGTACCAGATGCTTCTTACATAGACGGTTTATCTGGTCAACAATTAAAAGATGAGATTTACTTACAGACTAGAATTGAATTATGGGGTGAAGGTAAAAGTTACTTAGCTATGAAACGTAACAAAGCTAGTACAACTAGAGGTACAAACCATTTATCTTTTTCTGGGGAATCAATTCCTTACAATGACGAACGTATGACTTTTGAGATTCCAGAGGGTGAAATACAATTCAATCCTTTTATATCAACTCAAAATAATTAA
- a CDS encoding SusC/RagA family TonB-linked outer membrane protein, with amino-acid sequence MKTKFNGILMLLLAFVVQISFAQEKTVSGIVTDNSGSLPGVSVIIKGSTTGTETDFDGKYTIKVNKEDVLVFRYLGYKLAERKVGNSMTINVKMAEDENVLDEIVVVGYGTSTKEAFVGTASVVKQEQLEVKNFSNVSQALTGEVAGVTVINGSGQPGTVGSIRIRGYGSVNGNRDPLYVVDGVPFSGSVNSINPSDISSTTILKDATATAIYGSRGANGVVLITTKSGSASDSYIEIDIKTGINDQLIPRYDVITSPEEYIGYVWEGIKNRGTITGNADPVAYANANLFTGNYVAPGYNMWNVANGSELIDPATGLVRSGVTRKYSPQRYGDIAFDSAFRTETNLRMGGGNEDTRYFASFGYLDDNGYSINTSYKRYTTRLNLTSDVKPWLKLNSNIGYAYSENVANGQIEGSENVFEFADKMAPIFPVFLRDDDGQLVPDLFYGGNQYDYGSLSGLRDRPNANGLNPIGSAKYDFNGTNRHEMNGNFSANIDFSDNLSAEIRYGVQYANQKNRDYTNKFYGGGQSNSGNITINDYSSLTQNILQIVKYNNSWGAHSFDALAAHESTDFEENFASASKGLQISPFLLDLDNFQSSLGLASGSTRGYTIESYFSQMNYNFDQKYYFSASIRTDGSSRFVNEKWGTFGSVGASWIASKEDFLQDNEFLTYLKLKGSYGITGDQAGAGFFPGYNTYNGGNLGGAISLAPGANGNPDLTWETTAQIQFGAEMSFGKYIDANIDYYNKLTDNLIFNRFVGPSQGISSITVNDGELINSGIEFDMTGHIIDKKGFSLDLSLNGEIVNNEIYTMPLDPATGEPQILTPNGSYGWSKGRSIFDFYMREWAGVDPSDGAPMWFQYYDDVNSNGILDAGEPSSYSSGSWVPENAEITNNTGSIVEYQSKVKGANIKKTVTKTYSEASDVYADKSAIADVRGAFRLSGKAGNFNFATQFTYSLGGYAYDGQYAELMSDRFGAVGNNYHSDIINRWQKPGDITNVPLLSDNAIVNGTSQSTRFITSTDFIALNNINVGYNVPKEYLDKIDIKTVNIWLAADNLFNATARNGFLPNTSESGNSGRRLYAPMTTMTLGVRVKF; translated from the coding sequence ATGAAGACAAAGTTTAATGGAATTTTAATGCTTTTATTAGCGTTTGTTGTGCAAATTTCCTTTGCACAAGAGAAGACTGTTTCGGGTATTGTTACTGATAATTCAGGAAGCTTGCCAGGAGTAAGTGTTATAATTAAAGGTAGTACAACTGGTACAGAAACTGATTTTGATGGAAAATATACTATCAAAGTAAATAAAGAGGATGTATTAGTCTTTAGATACCTTGGCTATAAATTAGCCGAAAGAAAAGTAGGTAATTCTATGACCATTAATGTTAAAATGGCCGAAGATGAAAATGTTTTAGATGAAATTGTGGTTGTCGGTTATGGTACATCTACAAAAGAAGCATTTGTAGGAACTGCTTCAGTTGTAAAGCAAGAACAACTTGAAGTAAAAAATTTCTCGAATGTATCTCAAGCTTTAACTGGTGAAGTTGCCGGTGTAACTGTTATAAATGGATCTGGTCAACCGGGTACAGTAGGTTCAATTAGAATTAGAGGTTATGGTTCTGTCAATGGAAACAGAGATCCTTTATATGTGGTTGATGGTGTTCCATTTTCTGGAAGTGTAAATTCAATTAATCCAAGTGATATTTCTAGTACAACTATTTTGAAAGATGCAACTGCAACTGCTATTTATGGTTCTAGAGGAGCAAATGGTGTTGTTTTAATTACAACTAAAAGCGGTAGTGCATCCGACTCATATATAGAAATTGACATTAAGACTGGTATTAACGATCAACTTATTCCAAGATATGATGTAATTACTTCTCCGGAAGAATACATCGGTTACGTATGGGAAGGTATTAAAAATAGAGGTACCATTACTGGAAATGCAGATCCTGTAGCTTATGCAAATGCAAACTTGTTTACAGGTAATTATGTTGCTCCCGGGTATAACATGTGGAATGTAGCGAATGGCTCAGAATTAATAGACCCTGCTACCGGACTTGTTCGTTCTGGTGTTACAAGAAAATACTCTCCTCAAAGATATGGTGATATCGCATTTGACTCTGCTTTTAGAACTGAAACAAACTTGAGAATGGGTGGTGGTAATGAAGATACTAGATATTTTGCTTCTTTCGGTTACTTAGATGATAATGGATATTCAATCAATACAAGTTATAAAAGATATACTACTCGTTTAAATTTAACAAGTGATGTTAAACCTTGGTTAAAGTTAAATTCTAATATTGGATATGCATATTCTGAAAATGTTGCCAATGGTCAAATCGAAGGTTCTGAAAACGTATTTGAATTCGCTGATAAAATGGCACCTATTTTCCCAGTCTTTTTAAGAGATGATGATGGACAATTAGTACCAGATCTTTTTTATGGTGGAAACCAATATGATTATGGTTCGCTATCTGGATTAAGAGACAGACCAAATGCTAACGGTTTAAACCCTATTGGATCTGCTAAGTATGACTTTAATGGAACCAATCGTCATGAAATGAATGGTAACTTTTCAGCAAACATAGATTTTAGTGATAACTTAAGTGCTGAAATTCGTTATGGTGTTCAATATGCCAACCAAAAAAACAGAGACTACACAAATAAATTTTATGGTGGTGGACAATCTAATAGTGGTAATATAACTATTAATGATTACTCTAGTTTAACTCAAAATATTTTACAAATAGTAAAATATAATAATTCTTGGGGCGCTCACTCTTTTGATGCTTTAGCAGCACATGAAAGTACTGACTTTGAAGAAAATTTTGCTTCCGCTTCTAAAGGATTACAAATAAGTCCATTTTTATTAGACTTAGACAATTTCCAATCTAGTTTAGGTTTGGCATCTGGTTCTACTAGAGGATATACTATTGAATCTTACTTTAGTCAAATGAACTATAATTTTGACCAGAAATATTACTTTTCTGCTTCAATTAGAACTGATGGATCTTCAAGATTCGTAAATGAAAAATGGGGTACATTTGGATCAGTAGGTGCATCATGGATTGCAAGTAAAGAAGATTTCTTGCAAGACAATGAATTTTTAACGTACTTAAAATTAAAAGGGTCTTACGGTATTACAGGTGATCAAGCAGGTGCAGGATTTTTTCCAGGATATAACACATATAACGGTGGTAATTTAGGGGGTGCTATCTCTTTAGCTCCAGGTGCTAACGGAAACCCAGATCTTACTTGGGAAACGACAGCACAAATTCAATTTGGTGCAGAAATGTCATTTGGTAAATATATAGATGCCAATATAGACTATTATAATAAACTTACTGATAACTTAATCTTCAACCGTTTTGTAGGACCTTCACAAGGTATTTCTTCAATTACAGTAAATGATGGAGAATTAATAAATTCTGGTATAGAATTTGATATGACTGGTCATATAATAGACAAAAAAGGTTTTAGTTTAGATCTTTCACTTAATGGAGAAATTGTAAATAATGAAATTTATACAATGCCTTTAGATCCAGCAACTGGAGAACCACAAATATTAACTCCTAATGGATCATATGGATGGTCTAAAGGAAGATCTATATTTGATTTCTATATGCGTGAATGGGCTGGTGTTGATCCGTCTGACGGTGCTCCAATGTGGTTCCAATACTACGATGATGTAAACAGTAACGGAATTTTAGATGCTGGTGAACCATCTTCATACTCTAGTGGTTCTTGGGTACCAGAAAATGCTGAAATTACAAATAATACTGGTTCGATTGTAGAATATCAATCAAAAGTAAAAGGTGCAAATATTAAAAAAACAGTTACTAAAACATATTCTGAAGCTTCTGATGTTTACGCAGATAAATCTGCTATAGCAGATGTTAGAGGTGCTTTCCGTTTATCTGGAAAAGCAGGTAACTTTAATTTTGCAACTCAATTCACCTATAGTTTAGGTGGTTATGCTTATGATGGCCAATATGCTGAGTTAATGTCTGATCGTTTTGGTGCTGTTGGTAACAACTACCACTCAGACATCATAAATAGATGGCAAAAACCTGGAGATATTACTAATGTTCCATTATTATCGGATAATGCAATTGTAAATGGAACTTCTCAATCAACGAGATTTATTACATCTACAGATTTTATTGCTTTAAACAATATTAATGTAGGATATAATGTTCCAAAAGAATATCTAGATAAAATAGATATAAAAACTGTTAACATATGGTTAGCTGCAGATAATTTATTTAATGCTACTGCACGAAATGGTTTCCTACCTAATACTAGTGAATCTGGAAATTCAGGTCGAAGATTATACGCACCTATGACAACAATGACATTAGGTGTTAGAGTTAAGTTTTAA
- a CDS encoding SusD/RagB family nutrient-binding outer membrane lipoprotein, whose protein sequence is MKKTIKNIALLICVSIFYSSCDSIDFGDINDNPNGPTVAVTSQLLTSAQTSIGTDVITSMKGILYTQQLAEGQYPGDSRYETLTSNYNFWYTGPIQNLNEIIKINKDEDLKAGAIAFGGNNNQIAVAKIVRSYYLQYITDRWGALPWTEAFQGIAFPQPKFDAQENLYNYMFAEIDEALGLINSEAGPAGDIIFEGDMARWKMFANTLKMTMALRISDANASLAKTKFEEAVAAGVVTSNSDNILFTFGTDDGSDNPWEDRFESRIDYLLSNTMAEWLRSNLDPRLFKYVEPSRDGSTTTPNFPGDIDAKYVGADHGASNGNVQDFSLPTTTVTGVQDYQSPIYTSAQVKFALAEAKLKGWNVGSGTTASLFKEGIEDSMSFWGVDQADIDDYTAAHTTSTLTEIAYEKWVALYLNGPEAWAEWRRLDMPVLTPSTSAIDQRIPVRDAYDPSVADNNPANYADVVSSQGADDLHTKLWWDKN, encoded by the coding sequence ATGAAAAAAACAATAAAAAACATAGCATTATTGATATGTGTTTCAATATTCTATAGTTCATGTGACTCTATAGATTTTGGAGATATCAATGATAATCCAAACGGACCGACAGTAGCCGTAACCTCTCAGTTATTAACATCAGCTCAAACCTCAATAGGTACTGACGTTATAACAAGTATGAAAGGTATATTATATACGCAACAGCTAGCTGAAGGACAATATCCTGGTGACTCTAGATATGAAACCTTAACAAGTAACTATAATTTTTGGTATACAGGTCCTATCCAAAACTTAAATGAAATTATAAAAATAAATAAGGACGAAGATTTAAAAGCTGGAGCAATTGCTTTTGGTGGTAACAACAACCAAATAGCTGTAGCTAAAATAGTGAGATCTTATTACTTGCAATATATAACAGATCGTTGGGGTGCTTTGCCTTGGACGGAGGCATTTCAAGGAATTGCTTTTCCACAGCCAAAGTTTGATGCACAAGAAAACTTGTACAATTACATGTTTGCTGAAATCGATGAAGCTCTAGGTTTAATAAACTCAGAAGCAGGTCCTGCCGGAGATATCATTTTTGAGGGAGATATGGCTAGATGGAAAATGTTTGCAAATACGTTAAAAATGACAATGGCATTAAGAATTTCTGATGCAAATGCTTCATTAGCAAAAACGAAGTTTGAAGAAGCTGTTGCTGCTGGTGTTGTAACAAGTAATTCAGATAATATCTTATTTACTTTTGGTACAGATGACGGAAGTGATAACCCTTGGGAAGATAGATTTGAATCTAGAATAGATTATTTACTATCTAACACTATGGCTGAATGGTTAAGGTCTAATTTAGATCCTAGATTATTTAAATATGTAGAACCTTCTAGAGATGGTTCTACAACTACGCCTAATTTCCCTGGAGATATTGACGCAAAATATGTTGGAGCTGATCATGGTGCTTCAAACGGAAATGTACAAGACTTCTCATTACCTACTACTACTGTAACAGGTGTGCAAGATTACCAGTCTCCTATTTACACTTCAGCGCAAGTAAAGTTTGCTTTAGCAGAAGCAAAATTGAAAGGATGGAATGTAGGAAGTGGAACAACAGCAAGTTTATTTAAAGAAGGAATTGAAGATTCTATGAGTTTTTGGGGTGTTGACCAAGCAGACATAGATGATTATACTGCGGCGCATACAACTTCAACTTTAACAGAAATTGCTTATGAAAAATGGGTAGCTTTATATTTAAACGGACCAGAAGCATGGGCTGAATGGAGAAGGTTGGATATGCCAGTTTTAACACCATCTACAAGTGCAATTGACCAAAGAATTCCAGTTCGTGATGCATACGATCCTTCTGTAGCAGATAATAATCCTGCAAATTACGCAGATGTTGTATCTTCTCAAGGAGCAGATGATTTACACACAAAATTATGGTGGGATAAAAACTAA
- a CDS encoding SusC/RagA family TonB-linked outer membrane protein, translated as MKTKFKGILTLLLALVVQISFAQTKTVSGTVSDSSGSLPGVSVSIKGTSKGTQTDFDGKYSINTKEGSVLKFSYMGYSTIEKTVGSSSSINVTMEEDASVLEEIVVTAYGIKREKKSIGFSQQTVAGPALTQAKETDLSNALAGKVSGVQIVGNSSSTFGNSTIRLRGSDNVLYVVDGIRVYSTSDINTENVASMSVLKGAAATAVYGPDGRNGVIVITSKVAAKGQTVIELDFNTSINSVATLPDYQNEYGGGYSQTWDTFSYDPAQDPASWASFDGQKMPLYQADESWGPRLDGTPVRHWDSWVENTPEFGELRPWSPQADNVRDFYNEAATSFVTLAFSKAGDDYNIRTTLSDLRANGIVPNSNRSSSKFSINLSYDMSDKLTFYTNINYEDRHTLNDPDQGYANIASNMNQWWQRQLDMNRLRNYERNGALTSWNINGPRDAKPLYWDSPFLHSYENFKNQYKNSTFGKIGGTYTINDKFNVTGEVRRTFHSYRTDDRGTTKSLLDQSFYSESFTRNERTEYFGMVNYSDKYLDGDLDLNASLGGEVIQTDYKSLISNTVGGLTIPGFYNLSGSKDPINSSNYTQSDERKGMFLKGSLGYKSTVYFDASYRFDWSSTAKADDNRVETFGTSLSFLTHKVLPKNDVLTFSKVRLGYAQAPYFPNPYDNGGTYNVGNLYNGNGTLSVNGQQENADLVGGTRTEMEIGTELQFFGNRFALDLTYFNRVDSDIPVTVPLDGSTGYSSIVVNSGKQTSKGLELGVFGDVIKTENFTWNLGVNVATLSRFVDELYEGIESRDLSTYTSNMKLQERVGQEWGLFYGRGFATHTDGSKIFTSNDSYARETNKLLGSLLPDFTGGITSSMNYKNFGLNLGFDFQSGGKYYSRTERYFDHSGLSSKTAGLNDKGNPTRDAVADGGGVHIVGVLQTGTDANGTPTSDGTLVDKYVDAQDHFYLGNIGNIYENNVHDATYIKLRTVRLNYTFDKAVTDKLKLKSATLGLYANNVWLIYSDLPWIDPSEIEKRSGYNWAEAGQLPNTRTIGLNLNLRF; from the coding sequence ATGAAAACAAAGTTTAAAGGAATTCTAACGCTACTATTAGCGCTAGTTGTGCAAATTTCATTTGCACAAACAAAAACAGTTTCTGGAACTGTGTCAGACTCATCTGGCTCTTTACCCGGAGTTAGTGTATCTATAAAGGGCACTTCAAAAGGGACTCAAACTGATTTTGATGGTAAGTATTCAATAAATACTAAAGAAGGCAGCGTCCTTAAGTTTAGTTACATGGGATATAGTACAATCGAAAAAACTGTAGGATCTTCAAGTAGCATAAATGTTACAATGGAAGAAGATGCAAGTGTTTTAGAGGAAATAGTTGTAACAGCTTACGGTATTAAAAGAGAAAAAAAATCTATTGGTTTCTCTCAACAAACTGTGGCAGGACCAGCTTTAACTCAGGCTAAAGAAACTGATTTATCAAATGCATTAGCAGGTAAAGTTTCTGGTGTACAAATTGTTGGTAACTCAAGTTCTACCTTTGGAAATTCTACAATTAGATTAAGAGGTAGTGATAATGTATTATACGTAGTTGATGGTATTAGAGTTTATTCTACTAGTGACATTAACACGGAAAACGTTGCAAGTATGTCTGTTCTTAAAGGTGCAGCAGCAACAGCAGTTTATGGTCCAGATGGAAGAAATGGGGTAATTGTAATTACTTCTAAAGTTGCAGCTAAAGGACAAACAGTAATTGAATTAGATTTTAACACATCTATAAATAGTGTTGCTACTTTACCAGATTACCAAAATGAATATGGTGGTGGGTATAGTCAAACATGGGATACCTTTTCTTATGACCCTGCACAAGATCCTGCTAGTTGGGCTTCTTTTGATGGTCAAAAAATGCCTTTATATCAAGCCGATGAAAGCTGGGGACCTAGATTAGATGGAACTCCTGTGCGTCATTGGGATAGTTGGGTAGAGAACACACCAGAATTTGGTGAGTTAAGACCTTGGTCTCCACAAGCAGATAATGTTAGGGACTTTTATAATGAAGCTGCCACTAGTTTTGTAACCTTAGCTTTTTCTAAAGCAGGAGACGATTATAATATTAGAACTACATTATCAGATTTAAGAGCAAATGGAATTGTACCTAACTCTAACAGAAGTTCTTCTAAATTTTCTATTAATCTTTCTTATGATATGTCAGATAAGTTAACGTTTTACACAAACATTAACTATGAAGATAGACATACATTAAACGATCCTGATCAAGGATATGCTAATATTGCTTCTAACATGAATCAATGGTGGCAACGTCAATTAGACATGAATCGTCTAAGAAATTACGAGCGTAATGGTGCACTTACATCTTGGAATATTAACGGTCCTAGAGATGCGAAGCCTTTATATTGGGATTCTCCTTTTTTACATTCTTATGAAAACTTTAAAAATCAATATAAGAATTCTACATTTGGAAAAATAGGTGGTACTTATACAATCAATGATAAATTCAATGTAACTGGAGAGGTAAGAAGAACTTTTCATTCATACAGAACAGATGATAGAGGTACAACTAAGAGTTTATTAGACCAATCTTTTTATTCTGAATCTTTTACAAGAAATGAAAGAACTGAATATTTTGGTATGGTAAACTATTCTGACAAATATTTAGATGGAGATTTAGATTTAAATGCAAGTTTAGGTGGTGAAGTTATTCAAACTGACTATAAATCATTAATATCTAACACAGTAGGTGGTTTAACCATTCCTGGATTCTATAACTTAAGTGGTTCTAAAGACCCTATTAATTCATCTAATTACACACAATCAGATGAGAGAAAAGGGATGTTCTTAAAAGGATCTCTAGGATATAAAAGTACAGTGTACTTCGATGCATCATATAGATTTGACTGGTCTTCTACCGCAAAGGCGGATGACAACAGAGTTGAAACATTTGGTACTTCTTTAAGTTTTTTAACTCATAAAGTATTACCTAAAAATGATGTATTAACATTCTCTAAAGTTAGATTAGGTTATGCACAAGCTCCTTATTTTCCTAACCCTTATGATAATGGAGGAACTTATAACGTAGGTAACCTTTACAATGGTAACGGTACTTTATCTGTTAACGGACAACAAGAAAATGCAGATTTAGTTGGTGGTACTAGAACAGAAATGGAAATTGGTACAGAATTACAATTTTTTGGTAATAGATTCGCTTTAGATTTAACCTACTTTAATAGAGTAGATAGTGATATACCGGTTACAGTGCCATTAGATGGTTCAACGGGTTACTCTTCTATCGTAGTGAACTCTGGTAAACAAACTTCTAAAGGTTTAGAATTAGGTGTATTTGGAGATGTTATTAAAACAGAAAACTTTACATGGAATTTAGGTGTTAACGTTGCTACTTTATCAAGATTTGTTGATGAGTTATATGAAGGAATCGAATCAAGAGATTTGAGTACTTATACTTCTAACATGAAGTTACAAGAAAGAGTAGGTCAAGAATGGGGTTTATTTTATGGTAGAGGATTTGCCACTCATACAGATGGTTCTAAAATATTTACATCAAATGATAGTTATGCAAGAGAAACAAATAAATTATTAGGTAGCTTATTACCAGATTTTACTGGTGGTATTACTTCTTCAATGAATTATAAGAATTTCGGTTTAAATCTTGGATTTGACTTTCAAAGTGGTGGTAAATACTACTCAAGAACAGAAAGATACTTTGACCATTCTGGTTTATCCTCTAAAACAGCTGGTTTAAATGATAAAGGGAACCCAACAAGAGATGCTGTAGCCGATGGTGGTGGTGTTCATATTGTAGGGGTTTTACAAACAGGTACAGATGCTAATGGTACGCCAACTTCAGATGGTACATTAGTAGATAAATATGTAGATGCTCAAGACCACTTTTATTTAGGAAATATCGGTAACATTTATGAGAATAACGTACATGATGCTACTTATATCAAATTAAGAACTGTTAGGTTAAATTACACATTTGATAAAGCAGTAACCGATAAATTAAAATTAAAGAGTGCTACTCTTGGTTTATATGCGAATAACGTATGGTTAATTTATTCTGATTTACCTTGGATTGATCCTTCTGAAATTGAAAAAAGAAGTGGTTATAACTGGGCGGAAGCAGGTCAATTACCTAATACAAGAACCATAGGTTTAAACTTAAATTTAAGATTTTAA